In Besnoitia besnoiti strain Bb-Ger1 chromosome Unknown contig00197, whole genome shotgun sequence, the following proteins share a genomic window:
- a CDS encoding uncharacterized protein (encoded by transcript BESB_033340): MSLFIRFELYSSGSRIICTETIATYNVIITIHGLAMIFMFLMPALYGGYGNFFVQYILVFGSRFPKTNAISYFLVPLVNSFV, from the coding sequence atgtctttgtttattcgatttgagttatacagttctggatcgcggatcatttgtacagagacgatagctacttataatgtgataataacgatacatggcctagctatgatctttatgttcttaatgcctgctttgtacggaggatatggtaacttctttgtacaatatatattggtgttcggaagtcgttttcccaagactaacgcgatctcctattttctagtaccattagtgaactcttttgtctga